The Kosmotoga olearia TBF 19.5.1 sequence CCTACATTAGAAAACAACGTTTTTTTACAGTCTTTCAAGTGTTAACATTGTGAGCGTCGGCCGCAGCAAGCGTCGTATTATCGATTGTCAGCGCTGCAAGCCTCAACGTCGTGAGCCTCCTGAGCGCAGCTCAGCACTTTCTCAGCGAAGCGGCACTCTCGAATCCCTATTCTTCAATGTTTTTAATGATTTCTTCTGCAAATTCCGTGGTTTTAAGAGGCTCTACACCTTTCTTTCTTGCGAGATCTATGGTCATCTTCCCGTCCATTATAGTTTTCTCAACAGCTTTTCTTATAATACTTCCAACTTCTTTCCATCCAATATAATCGAACATCATAGCACCGGATAATATCAAGGATGTTGGGTTTGCTATTTCCTTTCCAGCAAGTTGCGGTGCTGTACCGTGTGTTGGTTCAAACAAAGCCACAAAATCTCCTATGTTTGCACCAGGAACTAACCCTATACCACCAACCTGAGCTGCAACAGCATCAGACAGATAATCTCCATTCAGGTTAGGGAGGAGCATTATATCGTACTCCGAAGGTTCTAAGAGTATCTGCTGGAACATGTTATCCGCTATTCTATCTTTTACGATCAATTTTTCAGATACGGGCTCATTTAACTCTCTCTCCGAAACCACTTTGCCTTCAAATTCATTCAAAGCCACTTCATAAGCCCATTCTACAAAAGCGCCCTCTGTGTATTTCATTATATTTCCCTTATGGACTATGGTGACACTCTTTCTGCCATTTTCCAGGGCGTATTGAATAGCTTTTCTCGTAATTCTCTTCGTAGCGAATTCACTTATGGGCTTCAATCCAAGTCCTGAATCGCCTCTAATTTCCAGATTAAACGTATCTCTTAAAAAGTCGATAACCTTTTTCGCTTCTTGTGAGCCTTTTTTCCATTCTATTCCAGCGTACACGTCTTCCGTGTTCTCACGGAAAATTACCACATCTAAAAGTTCCGGGTGCTTAACTGGAGCTGGAACTCCTTTTATCCATTTGACAGGCCTTATACATGCATACAGATCCAGAACCTGCCTGAGCTTCACATTAAGGCTCCTGTATCCCCTTCCGACCGGGGTGGTCAAAGGTGATTTTATAGAAACAACATGACTCTTAATAGCTTCTATTGTTTCTTCAGGAAGTGGATCACCAAAGATTTCTATAGCCTTTTCACCTGCATATATTTCCTTCCATACGACTTTTCTTTTCCCTGCATAAACACGAGAAATTGCTGAATTCCACACCAACATCGCAGCCCTCATTATTTCGGGCCCTATTCCATCACCTGCTATATATGGGATTATGGGATTATTTGGAACCAAAATACTGTTGTTTTCTACCTTTATTTTCTGTCCTTCCAAGGCGAATCACTCCACAAAGTAGTCTCCAAACTCTTTTATGTAATTTCTTATTCCACCTTTTTCTACGATCTTCAATATAAAATCTGGCATGGGGTTAAATCTGTAAGTTTTCCCTTTGGTGAGGTTCTTGACGATTCCATTTCTAAGATCGACCTCTATTACATCGCCTTCGTCTATTTCATCGGTTTCCTCAATTTCTACCAAAGGAAGTCCTATATTTATAGAGTTCCTGTAAAATATCCTGGCAAAGGATTTCGCTATTATGCACGAAATTCCGGCAAGTTTTATTATCCTGGGCGCATGTTCCCTGGAAGATCCCATTCCAAAGTTTTTTCCAGCGACTATAATGTCCCCTTTTTTTACTATTTTTGGAAAATCTTCTCTCGCATCTTCAAGTACATGTTTTGCGAGTTCTGGAAGATTGGTGCGTAAATGAAAATATCTTCCAGGCGCTATATGATCTGTTGAAATATCATCACCGAATTTCCACACTTTCCCTTTAATAATCAATTGTATCTCCCCCTTATGCAAGGAACTTCCTTGGGTCGGTGATTTTGCCGGTTATAGCTGAAGCTGCAGCGGTTGCTGGAGAAGCAAGAAATATTTCAGCTTTTGGATTTCCCATTCTTCCTTTGAAATTTCTATTTTGGGTCGATAGAACCCTTTCTCCATCCCCAAGAACCCCCTGATGAACCCCCACACAGGGTCCGCATCCTGGTGCAAGCACTGTTGCGCCGCTTTCCACAAAGATCTTAATCAGACCTTCTTCTAAGGCTTTTAGATAGACCTCTTTTGATGCAGGTATAACTATTAACCTCACATCAGGATGCTTTTCTCTGCCCTTTAAAATCGAAGCTGCCACCCTCAAATCTTCGAGTCTTCCATTTGTACAGGTACCTATGAATACCTGATCTATCTTGATACCTTCAACTTCGCTGATACTCTTAGTGTTATCGACAGTGTGAGGAAGTGCAACCGCCGGTTCAAGATTGGATACATCTATTTCATAGATTTTTTCGTAAACCGCATCAGGATCAGATTTTATTTCTCTGTAATCTGATTCCCTACCATAAGCTCTTAGGAATGCTCTTGTTTTCTCATCCGGGGCTATTATTCCTGATTTCGCTCCTGCTTCAATTGCCATATTGGTTATGGTGAATCTTGCTTCCTGTGAGATCTGCTCTATAACCTCTCCCTCAAATTCCATTACTTTGTAATTCGCACCGTCAGCTCCAATGAGACCAATTATGTGTAAAATTATATCCTTTGAAAAAACTCCATCAGGAATTTTTCCATTCAAAACAAATTTCAAGCTCGCCGGGACTTTTAGCCATACTTTCCCTAGTCCGAAAGCGAGTGCAACATCTGTTGATCCCATCCCGGTAGCAAACGCTCCAAGAGCACCAGAAGTGCATGTATGAGAATCGGCACCAACAACAAGGTCACCAGGCTTCACATACTTCTCAACAAGTATTTGGTGCGATACTCCCTCACCTATATCCGAAAGAATGGCTCCTGTCTTTTTCGAAAAATCTCTCAATTTCTTTTGTGCGTTTGACAATTCTTTTCGCGGACTCGGTGAGGCATGGTCTATAAAAAGAATGGAATTCGGGGCTTTAAGAACGTCAAACCCCATTGTGCAGAACTCATCAACAGCCAGAGGACCGGTTCCATCTTGAACCATGGCTATATCTACCTTAGCAACAACGATATCTCCAGAATTCACGTCTCTTCCAACATGTTCGGATATTATTTTTTCGGCGATGGTTTTCCCCATTTTTCACTCCCTCGCTTCCAAAGGTATGTATTCAGCGTTCATAGGTCCAACATAGACGCCGCACGGTCTTATTATCTTATTTGATTTGGTATATTCGATAACATGAGCTGTCCAGCCTACTACACGTGCTATAGCGAATATAGCTGTATAGATCTCTTTTGGGAAACCAAGCAGTTTGTAAACTATCCCGGAATAAAGGTCAACATTCGGGAATATTTTCTTATGTGCAAGTTTCTCCACAACGACCTTCTCGAGTTTTTCGGCTATCGGGAAATATTTGGCGTCGTTCATTTTCAACGAAAGCTTTCTCGCGTATTCCTTTAGAACTTTTGATCTTGGGTCATAAGTTTTGTACACCCTGTGACCAAACCCGGGAATTTTCCTTTTTTCTTTCAAAGCCTTTTCAACATAGCTCTCCACATTCTCTGGAGTGCCTATCTCTTCTATCATGTCTATCACTTTCTCATTGGCTCCTCCATGCAGAGGACCTTTTAGGGCTCCGATCGCCCCCGTGATCGAAGAGTACATATCAGATAATGTTGAGGCGATTACCATGGCTGTGAAAGTGGAAGCGTTCAGCCCTTGCTCTGCATGCAGTATTAATATCGAATTCATGAGTTTTGAGATTTCTTCATCAGGCTTTTCTCCGGTTATCATGTAATAAAAATTAGACGCGTGATCCAGGGTTTTATCAGGTGGTACAGGCTTCATCCCTCTTGATAGCCTGTAGTGGTAAGAAACTATTGTTGGCAGCTTGGCTGTTATTCTCGCTGCTCTTTGAAGTTCGTCGTGTGAAGCTTGAAGATCCTCGAAAACGCCGAACAGCGAGACGCAGCTCCTCAAAACATCCATTGGATGAGCCTTATTCGGTAATCTGGCAATATGATCTTCTATTTCGGGATGTATGTCCCGGCTATCTGCCATGAATCTTATAAGGTCATCCAACTCTTTTCTATTCGGCAGATACCCAAACCACAGGAGAAAAGCAACTTCTTCAAATGAAGCTTTTTCCGCAAGAACTTCCACAGGGATTCCCCTGTAGACTAATCTTCCCTTTTCGCCATTTATGTAGCTCAAGGATGTTTCAGCAATTGCTACATTTTCCAGACCTTTGAAAATTTTTACGCCTTCAAAAGAAGTCATGCAACTCCTCACTTTCCCCACATATGATTATTTCATTAATTATCGGCTTTAAAATACTAAGAACACTCAAAAATGAAGCAAAATGACACCAAAATTTCACAAAATAATTGATATTACATTATTTCTAGTAGAATTTAGCGATTTACTCCGAATAGCGCAATATATATACTGGTTTTACTGGTTATTGTGAGTTATTTTATCACAATCATGATGGTTTATCATAATTGGAAGATTGAAAAAAATGTGAACAGTCCCCATTTTCATATTACCGGTTGCTGGGTGTAGAGCAATCCTCTCGGGTTCTATTCCGCCGTATGCACGTGTCATCGACAAAGTCGGTCGAGATAACTGCGCCGGACTTACCCACACGAAGCGTGTTTACCAGTTCTCTATTTTTCAAGCCGCAAAGCAACCCTTTCGCTTTTTGATTTTTACGTACAACGCACAACGTACAACCGACAACGGTTTTTATCGCTGCGCAACAGTTCGCAACAACTACGAAGCAGTTCGGGTCAACTCCAAAGGAGTTCGTATCACCGGCGAAGCCGGTCGTATCAATCCCGAAGGGATTCGTATCCGCCGCGCAGCGGCTATCTCGGTTCTCGGCTTTTTATCAGCGTCTGCGAGCCCCAACCTCGTGAGCGTCAACGTCGTGAGCCTCCTGAGCGCAGCTCAGCACTTCACAGCTTAGCTGCTTTCCGCCGCGCAGCGGCTCTCTCGGTTCTCGGACTCTCGGATTCTCGTATTCTTATCAGGAGTTCGTATCACCGGCGAAGCCGGTCGTATCAATCCCGCAGGGATTCGTGTCGCCGCGAAGCGGCTCTCTCGGACTCTCGGATCCTTGTCTCTCAGTTCTTTGAAAGTACGTCAAGAATTGGGTATAATATACTTAAATAGAAAAAATTAAATACAGAAAAATTCTCCGGGGCAGGGTGAAATTCCCGACCGGCGGTGAAAGCCCGCGAGCTCCTGAAGGAGTTGATCCGGTGGAATTCCGGAGCCGACGGTGAAAGTCCGGATGGGAGGAGAATTGATAGTAGATAAAAAGCAATGTATATGTTGCGATATTGAATCTTAAAAGTCCCCGGAGTTTTCCGGGGACTTTTTTCTTGGAGGAATGGATATGGATGAAAAATTTATGGAGCTTGCTATCGAGGAGGCAAGAAAAGGGGAAGGGCTGGTAAATCCCAACCCGCTTGTAGGGGCTGTAATCGTCAAAAATGGAAAAATTTTGTCCACTGGTTACCATGAATACTTTGGTGGAAGGCACGCGGAAATTGTAGCCATTGAGAACGCGAAAAAAATGGGGTATGACATCAAGGGAGCTGAGATATATGTAACGCTCGAACCCTGTGTCCATTATGGAAAAACGCCGCCTTGTACTGACAGGATTATAAGAGAAGGGTTCTCAGCTGTGTACATTGGAACCCTGGACCCAAATCCCATGGTCCACGGAAAAGGCGAGGAAAAACTAAAAAACGCCGGAATATGCGTAAAGCACGGAATTTTAGAGGTCAAGGCAAAGGAATTGATCGAGGTTTTCGCAAAGTATATGAAAACAAAAATGCCTTTCGTTGCGTTGAAACTCGCTATGAGCTTAGATGGGTTCATTACAAGCATGCGTGGAAAACGCGAAAGGATTACATCAGATCGGGCAAGAGAAAAGGTTCATAGATTAAGAAACTACTACTCAGCAATAATGATTGGTTCAAAAACCGCCATTTCTGACGACCCTCTTTTGACCTGCCGATATTCATTTTGCAAAAGAAATCCAATTCGTATCATCCTGGATAGATCCGGGAAAACTGCGAAAGTGAATCTAAAACTCTTTGCCCAAGAAGGAAGGACGATAATCTTCACATCTTCGAATGAGCGTTGGCCTGAAAATGTTGAAGTTATCCGAAAAGATGATTTATCTCCAGAACCAATATTAAAAGCACTTGGAAAAATGGGGATAGATTCCGTTCTCGTTGAAGGAGGCGCAAATGTTGCATCCCAGTTTATCAACTATGCCGATAAAATTCACCTCTTCTATGCTCCAATAGCCTTTGGAAATGGGCTTTCCCCATTTGATCGTAAATTTAAAGGATTCACGACGAAAAGAGTAGAGGTGTACCATCCAGACATTTACTGGGAGTTGATACCATGTTCACAGGTATAGTGGAATATGTTTCAAAAATGGAAATACGTGGAAACACGCTGGTTATCGAGAATCCGTTTGATGACGTGAAGATAGGGGACAGCATTTCGGTAAACGGTGTGTGCCTTACAGCAACGGCAGTTGGAAGGTACATAACCTTTACCTGTGGGCTGGAAACACTCAAACGCACCAACCTTGGCATATGGAACGGAAGGGAAGCAAACATAGAGCGCGCGCTACCTGTTAATGGAAGATTTGATGGCCATATAGTTACAGGGCATATCGACGGCACAATCAAGTTCTTAAAAAGTTTAAAAGAAAGGGAAACAACATGGATGACCTTCTCCATGCCGAGGGAACGTTGGGGAATTGCCGAAAAAGGGTCGATCGCGATTAACGGCATTAGCCTAACAATCGCAAAGATAGATCTCGATACATTTACCGTGCAAGTCATACCGCATACATTTGAAAACACAAACCTTAGAACGCTTCATCCAGGTGACATAGTGAATTACGAGATAGACGTTATCGCGCGCTACTTGAAAGGAATTTATAAGGGGTGAGTATATGGAGATATCGAAAATTAGAAAGGCATTTTTGGACAGAAAACCAATTGTGCTCATAGATGATAAACGCGAGATGGAGGCAGATCTCATCTTTCCAGCCGAACTTGTAAACACTTATATTATAAACACGATGATAGAGAACAAAGGAATGTTGTGTGTCGCGATGGATGAATATGTACTTTTTGAAAGGGGATTTTTCAAACTTCCTTCACGAAATAGTGAAACGAACTTCTTCGTCCCTGTTGATCATTTGGATGCAGGGACCGGGATTTCTGCAAGTGATCGCGCGAAGACGATTCGGGCACTTGCGAAAGGGGAAAACATAAATGCTTTTCGATACCCCGGCCATATACATCTTCTTGGAAGCATTGGGCTCAATAAAAGACAAGGGCACACAGAGTTGTCGCTCGAAATTATGGAACTGTGTGGATTCTCAAGATCAGCGGTCATAATCGAAATACTCGACAAACATGGAAATTCGCACAATATAGACTTTGCCAAACAACGCGCGAAAGAGAATGGTTTCCCCATCGTCACACGCGATCAAGTTATTCAGGAATACACAAAAAACAAACAGCTGGTTAAAGTAGTGTCAATCGCCTCGCTGCCGACGAAGTTCGGAACTTTCCAGATCGTTTCCTTCGAAAACAATTACGACTTTCTGGAACATACAGCAATCATATATGGAGACATATCCAAAGAACCGGTGCCTGTGAGGATCCATTCTGAGTGCCTTACAGGTGATGCACTGGGGTCACTGAGATGTGATTGCGGCTCACAGCTTCAAAATGCAATGCGTTATATAAAGTCCCAGGGAAGAGGTATCGTGTTGTATCTCAGACAGGAGGGACGTGGAATAGGGCTTCACAACAAAATAAAAGCATACCATCTTCAGGATAACGGCATGGATACGGTTGATGCGAACATCGCTCTCGGATTTCCTGAAGACATGAGAGATTACGGTGTTGCAGCACAGATGTTGAGAGCACTTGGAGTAAAAAAGATTATACTGCTATCAAATAACCCGGATAAACTCAGACAATTAAAGCATTACCAGATCATCGTTGATGAAACAAGGAACATCTTCGGCGAGATAACACCATACAACCACTTCTATCTAAAGACAAAAATGGAAAGAATGGGTCACACATTTGAGGAGGTGCTTAAAAAATGAGGGTTTTCGAAGGAAGATATTACGGAGAAGGGCTGAAGATCGCCATCGTGATTTCGAGATTTAATTCCGCTGTTACGAAGGAACTTTTAGACGGAGCTCTGGATGCTTTGAAGAGACACGAAGTAAAAGATGAAAACATAGATGTTATTTGGGTTCCTGGTGCTATGGAAATACCGCACATCACAAGGTCAATCGCTCTCAAAAAGAAACACGACGCGATAATTGCGCTTGGCGCGGTTATCCGTGGCGAGACATATCATTTCGACGTCGTGGCCAATGAAGTCTCGAAAGGTATCGCGGCGATCAACCTGGAAGTGGATGTACCTGTATCGTTTGGAATCATCACATCCGACACTGTCGAGCAAGCCTTGAACAGAGCAGGCATTAAATCAGGAAACAAAGGTTTTGAAGCGGCTATGGTGGCGCTGGAAATGGCAAACCTAAAAAGGCAGATAGAAGCAATTTAATAAATTGTGGTTCAAGAGTTTGAAAGTGAAACAGTAAAAAACAAAGAAGCGTGGTACTGATGAATAATATGACTCTGTTGATACTCAAGAAATAGTCTTAACTTAAATGCTGGAGTATCATCCATTTAGACATGAATGCGTCACTGCAAAAGATTCCACCGTTTTCCTTTGACGGGTTATGGAATACAAGCTCCATTTTGGCTTTGTTGTACCTTGGAATAGTCACAACCATAGAAGTTGCTTTCTTCGTTTGTCTCTTCAATAATACGAGAGGCATCTTCTTTTCTTTGAATATAAGACTTTCTGGATTGCCAAACGCAGGTTAGATATGGTCGCCGAGTTTGTCGAGCTATAGAGGAACAACTAACTCAGAATCTCTACGGTAAGGTACTTGCGGAAGGGGATAAATAGTGTATTGAAATACATTGGAATATCTGTATGAGGAAAACCCCATTTTCCAATCACTCAAAGTTATACTTTAAATTCTCACCTCAAACACGTACTTCAACCATAGCGGGAACCCAATCAGCAATATTGTATGTTAAGTGCTTTTCTTCTGGAGATTCATCGTATTCCAGGATATTTCAACCTGCGGAAAAATTCTTTCTTCCCGGATGCGAGTAACAGGTAATTCCCTTCCAAATTCCATCGTTCCACTGGCGATCAGGATACCCGATGTTGGATATTTAAAGAATAGCAATTCTACTTTATTCCTGTTTCTTCTAATAAATGCCGTCACCTTTCCTAACACATTATCCACTAAATCAGTAAAGCAAATTCAACGCTCTATTACTTTATGGCTAATACTACCAATCTTCGACCTGGCGTCAAACATCATAACCTGAAAACGAGAAACAATCATAAATGTTGATCAAAAATGCATTAAAATTTGGAGTGTTTTAGTAGAAAAACAAACAAAAACAGTAACTTCCATTTTATTC is a genomic window containing:
- the ribE gene encoding 6,7-dimethyl-8-ribityllumazine synthase, with the protein product MRVFEGRYYGEGLKIAIVISRFNSAVTKELLDGALDALKRHEVKDENIDVIWVPGAMEIPHITRSIALKKKHDAIIALGAVIRGETYHFDVVANEVSKGIAAINLEVDVPVSFGIITSDTVEQALNRAGIKSGNKGFEAAMVALEMANLKRQIEAI
- the icd gene encoding isocitrate dehydrogenase (NADP(+)); translation: MEGQKIKVENNSILVPNNPIIPYIAGDGIGPEIMRAAMLVWNSAISRVYAGKRKVVWKEIYAGEKAIEIFGDPLPEETIEAIKSHVVSIKSPLTTPVGRGYRSLNVKLRQVLDLYACIRPVKWIKGVPAPVKHPELLDVVIFRENTEDVYAGIEWKKGSQEAKKVIDFLRDTFNLEIRGDSGLGLKPISEFATKRITRKAIQYALENGRKSVTIVHKGNIMKYTEGAFVEWAYEVALNEFEGKVVSERELNEPVSEKLIVKDRIADNMFQQILLEPSEYDIMLLPNLNGDYLSDAVAAQVGGIGLVPGANIGDFVALFEPTHGTAPQLAGKEIANPTSLILSGAMMFDYIGWKEVGSIIRKAVEKTIMDGKMTIDLARKKGVEPLKTTEFAEEIIKNIEE
- a CDS encoding 3-isopropylmalate dehydratase small subunit; its protein translation is MIKGKVWKFGDDISTDHIAPGRYFHLRTNLPELAKHVLEDAREDFPKIVKKGDIIVAGKNFGMGSSREHAPRIIKLAGISCIIAKSFARIFYRNSINIGLPLVEIEETDEIDEGDVIEVDLRNGIVKNLTKGKTYRFNPMPDFILKIVEKGGIRNYIKEFGDYFVE
- a CDS encoding riboflavin synthase → MFTGIVEYVSKMEIRGNTLVIENPFDDVKIGDSISVNGVCLTATAVGRYITFTCGLETLKRTNLGIWNGREANIERALPVNGRFDGHIVTGHIDGTIKFLKSLKERETTWMTFSMPRERWGIAEKGSIAINGISLTIAKIDLDTFTVQVIPHTFENTNLRTLHPGDIVNYEIDVIARYLKGIYKG
- a CDS encoding bifunctional 3,4-dihydroxy-2-butanone-4-phosphate synthase/GTP cyclohydrolase II — protein: MEISKIRKAFLDRKPIVLIDDKREMEADLIFPAELVNTYIINTMIENKGMLCVAMDEYVLFERGFFKLPSRNSETNFFVPVDHLDAGTGISASDRAKTIRALAKGENINAFRYPGHIHLLGSIGLNKRQGHTELSLEIMELCGFSRSAVIIEILDKHGNSHNIDFAKQRAKENGFPIVTRDQVIQEYTKNKQLVKVVSIASLPTKFGTFQIVSFENNYDFLEHTAIIYGDISKEPVPVRIHSECLTGDALGSLRCDCGSQLQNAMRYIKSQGRGIVLYLRQEGRGIGLHNKIKAYHLQDNGMDTVDANIALGFPEDMRDYGVAAQMLRALGVKKIILLSNNPDKLRQLKHYQIIVDETRNIFGEITPYNHFYLKTKMERMGHTFEEVLKK
- a CDS encoding citrate/2-methylcitrate synthase produces the protein MTSFEGVKIFKGLENVAIAETSLSYINGEKGRLVYRGIPVEVLAEKASFEEVAFLLWFGYLPNRKELDDLIRFMADSRDIHPEIEDHIARLPNKAHPMDVLRSCVSLFGVFEDLQASHDELQRAARITAKLPTIVSYHYRLSRGMKPVPPDKTLDHASNFYYMITGEKPDEEISKLMNSILILHAEQGLNASTFTAMVIASTLSDMYSSITGAIGALKGPLHGGANEKVIDMIEEIGTPENVESYVEKALKEKRKIPGFGHRVYKTYDPRSKVLKEYARKLSLKMNDAKYFPIAEKLEKVVVEKLAHKKIFPNVDLYSGIVYKLLGFPKEIYTAIFAIARVVGWTAHVIEYTKSNKIIRPCGVYVGPMNAEYIPLEARE
- a CDS encoding 3-isopropylmalate dehydratase large subunit, with translation MGKTIAEKIISEHVGRDVNSGDIVVAKVDIAMVQDGTGPLAVDEFCTMGFDVLKAPNSILFIDHASPSPRKELSNAQKKLRDFSKKTGAILSDIGEGVSHQILVEKYVKPGDLVVGADSHTCTSGALGAFATGMGSTDVALAFGLGKVWLKVPASLKFVLNGKIPDGVFSKDIILHIIGLIGADGANYKVMEFEGEVIEQISQEARFTITNMAIEAGAKSGIIAPDEKTRAFLRAYGRESDYREIKSDPDAVYEKIYEIDVSNLEPAVALPHTVDNTKSISEVEGIKIDQVFIGTCTNGRLEDLRVAASILKGREKHPDVRLIVIPASKEVYLKALEEGLIKIFVESGATVLAPGCGPCVGVHQGVLGDGERVLSTQNRNFKGRMGNPKAEIFLASPATAAASAITGKITDPRKFLA
- the ribD gene encoding bifunctional diaminohydroxyphosphoribosylaminopyrimidine deaminase/5-amino-6-(5-phosphoribosylamino)uracil reductase RibD, whose product is MDEKFMELAIEEARKGEGLVNPNPLVGAVIVKNGKILSTGYHEYFGGRHAEIVAIENAKKMGYDIKGAEIYVTLEPCVHYGKTPPCTDRIIREGFSAVYIGTLDPNPMVHGKGEEKLKNAGICVKHGILEVKAKELIEVFAKYMKTKMPFVALKLAMSLDGFITSMRGKRERITSDRAREKVHRLRNYYSAIMIGSKTAISDDPLLTCRYSFCKRNPIRIILDRSGKTAKVNLKLFAQEGRTIIFTSSNERWPENVEVIRKDDLSPEPILKALGKMGIDSVLVEGGANVASQFINYADKIHLFYAPIAFGNGLSPFDRKFKGFTTKRVEVYHPDIYWELIPCSQV